Proteins from a single region of Hypanus sabinus isolate sHypSab1 chromosome 26, sHypSab1.hap1, whole genome shotgun sequence:
- the LOC132381621 gene encoding zinc finger protein 239-like, which yields MGSIYGGELCSFLSLERHKGTQTMEKLCKCRECGKRFSYPSQLETHQRTHTKERPLTCSACGKGFTQSTHLETHVLAHTGERPFVCSVCGKQFTRTSNLLRHQRVHTGERPFSCSLCGKRFTQMSSLQKHQLVHSEKRAFNCSHCEKSFKSSEVLVRHLRIHTWERPFTCNACGKGFTQSTHLQIHERVHTGERPFCCSTCGKGFTCSSNLLTHRRAHTGERPFTCSVCGNGFSQLSHLQCHHQRVHTDERTFHCSKCGNSFKNSGDLLSHQLVHSREKLFSCCVGDKGFSHSSNLLRHQRIHPGTLPLSCSVCGKGFTQSSRLLSHQQFHKRLQSFDSAHKSAVNHSQS from the coding sequence ATGGGTTCCATATATGGAGGAGAGTTGTGTTCGTTCCTCAGTCTCGAAAGACACAAGGGCACTCAGACCATggagaaactgtgcaaatgtcgGGAGTGTGGGAAACGATTCAGCTACCCATCCCAGCTGGAAACTCATCAACGGACGCACACAAAGGAGAGGCCACTCACCTGCTCCGCGTGCGGCAAGGGCTTCACTCAGTCAACCCACCTGGAGACCCACGTCCTGGCGCACACGGGGGAAAGGCCATTCGTTTGCTCGGTGTGTGGAAAGCAGTTCACTCGGACGTCCAACCTGCTGAgacaccagcgggttcacaccggggagaggccgttctcctgctccttgtgcgggaagagattcactcagatGTCCAGCCTCCAGAAACACCAGCTCGTTCACTCTGAAAAGAGAGCGTTTAATTGTTCTCACTGTGAAAAAAGCTTTAAAAGCTCGGAGGTTCTGGTGAGGCACCTGCGTATCCATACgtgggagaggccgttcacctgtaatgcctgcgggaagggattcactcagtcaaccCATCTGCAGATACAtgagcgagttcacacaggggagagacCGTTCTGTTGCTCCActtgcgggaagggattcacttgttcaTCAAACCTGCTGACGCACCGGagagctcacactggggagaggcctttcacctgctctgtATGTGGGAATGGATTCTCTCAGCTATCCCACCTGCAGTGCcatcaccagcgagttcatactgatgAGAGAACGTTTCATTGCTCCAAATGTGGGAACAGTTTCAAAAACTCAGGAGATCTGCTAAGTCACCAGCTTGTTCACTCGAGGGAGAAACTGTTCAGTTGCTGCGTCGGTGATAAGGGATTCAGTCATTCATCCAACCTGCTGCGGCACCAGCGGATTCATCCTGGGACACTCCCTCTGTCTTGTTcggtgtgtgggaagggattcactcagtcgtccCGTCTACTGTCACACCAACAATTTCACAAACGATTGCAGAGTTTTGATTCTGCTCATAAGTCAGCTGTTAATCACAGCCAGAGCTGA